DNA from Krasilnikovia cinnamomea:
CATCGTCGGCGACGTGTGCGGGCACAGCGTGGACGAGGCCGCGCTCGGCGTGGAACTGCGCGTCGCGTGGCGGGCGCTGGTGCTGGCCGGGGTGCCCGACGGGGAGATCCTCGGCGCGCTGGAACAGGTACTCATGTCGGAACGGCGGGCCCGGGAGATCTTCGCCACGGTCGCCTCCGTCGTGCTCGACCTGCCCCGCAACCGGGCCACGGTCCGGCTGGCCGGACACCCGGCGCCCATCCTGCTGCGCGGGGGCCGGGCCCAGCCGGTCGCGGCGAGTCGTGGCATCGTGCTGGGGGTGTTACCCACCCCGACCCCCGCGACCGAGCTGGATCTCTCCGGCGACGACTGGTCCCTGCTGATGTACACCGACGGGCTCATTGACGGGCGTACCGGCCCCGGCGACGACCGCCTCGAGGTGCCCGGCCTGTGCGCGCTGCTGGACGAACCGGACGCCCGGCAGGTGCCCCTGCCCGCCCTGCCGGCGTGGCTGGTCGGCCGGGCCGAACGGGCCAACGGCGGGCCGCTGGCCGACGACGTGGCGATGCTGCTGCTTTCCCGGGGCGGCGGCCGATGAGGCTGTTCGCCGTGCGCGCGTGGACGATGCGGCGCCGGGTGATGGCGCTGTGCTTCGCGGCCGGTGTGGTGCTGGCCGGGCTCGGCATCGGCGCGGCGGTCATCGCGGCGCGCAGCAACGAACACATCGACACCCTGATCAATCGCACCGGCCCGATGCGGATAGCCGGTGAGACCCTGTCGACGTCACTGGTCGACCAGGAGACCGCGGTGCGCGGGTTCGCGATCAGCGGCAAGGAGGAGAGCCTCCAGCCTTACCTGGCGGGGCGCATCGCCGAGCAGCAGAGCGAGGAGAGGATCGACAAGGCCCTCGACCAGCACGCCGATCCCGAGATCCGCGACGCGCTCCAGGAGGTGCGGCGCCGCGCGGACGCCTGGCGCGTCGCCGTCGCCGAGCCGATCATCGCGGGGAAACGGCGGGGCGGGCCGGACGCCCAGCAGGCAGTGCGGCTCGCCGCCGACACGACCTCCTTCGACCCGGTGCGCACGGCGGTCGCGGAGCTGCAGATGCGCGTCCTCGTGATGCGCGAGCAGTCCGTGGACAACGTGCGGCAGACCTCCGGCACGCTGCTCGTCCTGGAGATAGCCGCGGCCGGGATCGTCCTGGTCGCGGGCGCGCTGCTGCTGTTCCTGCTGGACCGCATGGTCACCCGCCCGATCCTCGGCCTCGCCGCCCAGGTACGGGAGGTGGCCGCGGGCAACTACGACCGGCAGATCACCAGCCGAGGCTCGCCCGAGCTGGTCGCGCTCGCCGCGGACGTGGACGCGATGCGCCGCCAGATCGCCTCGGAGCTCGCCGAGGTACGCGAGGCGCGCGGCCAGGTCGAGTGGGTCAACGACCAGCTCAAACAGCAGGCCGACGAGCTGACCCGGTCCAATCGCGACCTGGAGCAGTTCGCGTACGTCGCCTCGCACGACCTGCAGGAGCCGCTGCGCAAGGTGGCCAGCTTCTGCCAGCTGCTGCAACGCCGGTACGCGGGCCAGCTCGACGAGCGCGCCGACCAGTACATCGCGTTCGCGGTGGACGGCGCGCAGCGCATGCAGCAGCTCATCAACGACCTGCTGGCCTTCTCCCGGATCGGGCGGCTGACCTCCGGCTTCACCGACGTCGACCTGGATCAGGTGCTGACCCGGGTGTCGTCCGAGCTGGAGTCGCGGACCGGCACCGACGGCCGCATCGAGTGGTCCGCCCTGCCCACGGTCGAGGGGGAGGAGGCGCTGCTGACGACGCTCTTCGTCAACCTGGTCGGCAACGCGCTGAAGTTCCACCGCCCCGGCGTCCCCCCGGTGGTGCGGGTCAGTGCGGAACAGGACGAGCGGGAGTGGCGGATCAACGTCCGCGACAACGGCATCGGCATCGAGGCCGAGTTCGCCGACAAGGTCTTCGTGATCTTCCAACGGCTGCATCCCAGGGACGCCTACGAGGGCACCGGGATCGGGCTGGCGATCGTCAAGAAGATCGTCGAATACCATGGCGGCCGGATCTGGCTGGACCTCGATGTGGACGAGGGCACCTCGATCTGGTTCACCCTGCCGCTGCTGGCCGGGGTACCCGTTGAACCCGACAAGGAGGCCACCGCATGACCGGCGCGACGCGGCTGGACGGCACGCCGATCGAGGTGCTGCTCGTAGAGGACGACCCGGGCGACGTGTTGATGACGCAGGAGGCGTTCCAGGAACACAAGGTCCGCAACCGGCTCACGGTCGTCCCCGACGGGGCCGAGGCGTTGGCCTACCTGCGTCGCGAGGGCGCGTACGCGGACTCGATCCGGCCCGACCTGATCCTGCTCGACCTGAATCTGCCCAAGCGGGACGGTCGCGAGGTCCTCGCCGAGATCAAGAAGGATCCGGACCTGGGCCGGATCCCCGTGGTGGTGCTCACCACGTCGGCGGCGGACGAGGACATCCTGCGCAGCTACGAGTTGCACGCCAACGCGTACGTCACCAAGCCGGTCGACTTCGACCGGTTCATCTCGGTGATTCGGCAGATCGACGAGTTCTTCGTCAGCGTGGTCAGGTTGCCGCCTCGTGGTTGAGGAGGTCGCTGCGCTTGTCCGGGAGGTCGCCCGTACCGTCGTGCTGCCGCGCTTCCGGCGGCTGGCGGCCGCCGACGTCCGGGAGAAGGCACCCGGCGACGTGGTGACCGTGGCCGACGCGGAGGCCGAACGGGCGCTCACCGCCGGGCTGACCGGGCTGCTGCCCGGCTCGGTCGTGGTGGGGGAGGAGGCGGTGGCCGCCGATCCCGGCGTGCTGGACCGGCTCGGCGACGACGGCGCGGTGTGGGTGGTCGACCCGGTCGACGGAACGGCCAACTTCGCGTCCGGGCGGACCCCGTTCGCGGTGATGGTGGCGCTGCTGCGCGGCGGCGAGACGGCCGCCGGGTGGATCCTCGATGTGCCCGGCGACTCGATGGTGGTGGCCGAGCGCGGCGCGGGCGCCTTCCGCGACGGGGTGCGGATCACCGCGCGGACCGACGTTCCGCCCGCGGGCACCCTCACCGGCTCCGTGCCGTCCCGCTACTTCCCGGAGGACCTGCGGCGCCGGGTGGACGCGCACGGCCCGCAGCTGGGCACGGTCACCTCGGGCAAGCACTGCGCCGGTTACGAGTACCCGGCGGTCGCCACGGACGCGCAGCAGTTCGCCCTGTTCTGGAAGGTCATGCCGTGGGACCACCTGCCGGGCGCGCTGATCGTGCGCGAGGCGGGCGGCGCCGTCCGGCACTTCGACGGTGCCGAGTACCGGCCGGGCTCCACCGGGCCCGGCCTGATCGTGGCCGCCAACCCCGGCATCTGGGACCAGGTGCACGACACGCTGCTGCCGGCGGGGCGCTGATGTCGGCGTACCTGGAATCGCTGTTCGGTCTGCGCGGCCGCACCGCGGTCGTGACCGGTGGCAGCTCGGGCATCGGCCGGGCGATGGCGGTCGCGCTCGGCGCGGCCGGCGCCCGCGTCGTGCTGCTCGCGCGCCGCTCCGGCCCGCTGGGCGACGCGGTCGCGGACCTCGCGGCCGTGGGCGCTTCCGCGGCCGCGATCAGCGCGGACCTCGCCGACCGGGCGGCGGTCACGGCCGCCGCCGACGAGATCGTCGATCGGTACGGGGAGCCGGACGTGCTCGTCAACGCCGCGGCCGTCAACCACCGCCCGCCGCTGCCCCAGCTCACCGACGCCGACTGGGACCAGACGCTGGCCGCGAACCTCACCGCGCCGTTCCTGCTCGGACAGCGGTTCGCCCCGGCGATGGCGGCGCGCGGCTGGGGCCGGATCATCAATGTGGCGTCCCAGCAGGCATTCCGGGCGTACGGCAACAGCGGCGCCTACGGCGTGTCCAAGGCCGGGCTCGTCGCGTTGACCAGGTCGCAGGCCGAGGCGTGGTCGCGGTACGGCGTGTGCTGCAACGCGATCGCGCCGGGCGTGGTGGAGACCCCGTTGACCGGGGAACTCTTCGCCGACCCGGCGCGGGCCGCCGGGCACGCCGCCCGCGCCATGATCGGCCGCAACGGGGTGCCCACCGACTTCGCGGGCTGCGTGCTGTTCCTGGCCGGCGACGCGGGCGCCGCGGTAACCGGCCAGACACTCTTCGTCGATGGTGGGTATTCGGCCACGTAAGCGGTCTGCCACCAGGGCCTCCGGCGGGGTAGAGTCACCGGCGCTCATGATTGGTGGAGGTAGACCGTGGCGGCGACTCTCCTTCGGCGGTGCTGGTCCGTGCCCGTCGTGCTGCTGGCCGCCCTCGCCGCGTTACTGATGGTCGCGCCGACGCCGGCGCACGCCGACCCGGAGGGCGGCACGAAGACCCTGCGCGACGCCCTGGAGTCGGCCGCCAAGGGTCACCTGGAAGCCACCGCGAAGCTCAACGCCTCCAAGAAGCGCCAGGTCCAGCTACGGGACACCCTCAAGCAGGCGCAGGCCGACGCCGCCCGGATGCAGGGCCAGGTCCAGGTCACCGCGGGGCGGGCCTACCGGTACGGGCGGGTCACCACGATGACCCTGCTGCTTAACAGCAGCTCCCCGGACGCGTTCCTGGACCGGATGGCCCGGCTCGACGCGATGGCCCAGCTGGACGGCCGGGCGCTGGCCGACTACCGCCGGGCCGTGAACACCACGAAGGCGGCCCAGCAGGCGATCACCCGCGAGATCGCCGAGCAGGAGAAGCAGGTCGAGATCCTGGCCCGCAAGAAGAAGGAGGCCGAGCTGGCGCTGGCCAGCGTCGGCGGCGGCCGGGTGGCGGGCGGGTTCATCGACGTCAACTCCCCGCTGGCCAAGCCCGCACCGCGCAACTCGGACGGGTCGTGGCCGAAGGAGTCCTGCACGGTCGACGACCCCACCACCGGCGGCTGCATCACCCCTCGGCTGCTCAACTCCTACCGGCAGGCGCGGTCGGTGGGGTTCACGCACTTCACGTCCTGCTTCAGCGAACGCTCCTCCGGGGAGCACCCCAGGGGCCGGGCCTGCGACTTCTCCTCCAACAAGTCCACGTTCCGCACCTCCGCCGCCACGGGAAGCGACAAAACGTACGGGGACCGGCTCGCCGCTTACTTCGTCAAGAACGCCTCCCGCCTCGGCGTCATGTACGTCATCTGGTTCCGGCAGATCTGGCTGCCCAACACCGGCTGGCGGTCGTACAGCGGCTCGGGCAGTGCGTCCGCCGCGCACACCAACCACGTCCACTTGTCCGTCCTGTGACTGGTTTCGGCCGGTAACATCCGCGCGATGGACGCACCACCGCGCGCGCTGCCCTCGGGACTGGCCACCGCCCTGGTCTTCGCCGCCAGCGGGGCCGTGCTCGTGCTGGAGATCGTCGCGCTGCGGCTGGTCGGCCCGTACGTCGGGATCACGCTGCAGGTGAGCAGCTCGGTCATCGGCATCGCGCTGGGTGCCATCGCGTACGGCACCTGGCTGGGCGGGCGGCTGGCCGACCGGTACGACCCGCGCACCCTGCTGGCCCCGGCGCTGATCCTCGCCGCCATCGGCACCGCGCTCACCCTGCCGCTGGTCCGCTTCGGCGGGGAGATCCTGCGCGGCGGCGCGGCCTCCGCCGTGCTGCTACTGGCCGCGCTGGCGGTCTTCCCGCCCGCCTTCCTGCTTTCCGGCATCACCCCACTCGTGGTCAAGCTGCAACTGCGCGACCTGCACCGGACCGGGCACGTGGTGGGACGGCTGTCCAGCATCGGCACGCTCGGGGCGATCACCGCCACCCTCGGCACCGGGTTCGTGCTGGTCGCCGCGCTGCCCAGCAGCTGGATCGTGCTGGGCCTGGCCGGGCTGCTCGGAGTCGGCGGGCTCGCGCTGGGCGCCTACCTGCGCCGCCACGAGACCGGGCGGCCGCGAGCCCGCGCGGTGGTGACCACGGTCGGGCTGCTGGTAGCGGGCCTGGGGGCGAGCGCGCCGACCCCGTGTGACGTGGAGACCGCGTACCACTGTGCCCGCGTCGAGCGGGACCCGGCCGTGCCGGGCGGGCGGACCCTGGTGCTCAACTCGGCGGCGCACTCGTACGTCGACCTGGCCGACCCGACCCGCCTGGGGTTCGCGTACGTGCGGTGGCTCGGCGCCATCGCCGACGTGCAGGCCCCGCGCGGCGTTCCCGTCGCCGCCCTGCACGTGGGGGGCGGCGGGTTCACCCTGCCCGCGTACGTGCGCGCCAGCCGGCCGGGCAGCGATCAGCTCGTCCTCGAACTCGACGGCGCCCTGGTCGACCTGGACCGCCGCGAGCTGGGCCTGCGTACCGGCCCCGACCTGCGCGTCCGGGTCGGCGACGCGCGGGTGGGGGTGGCCGCCCAGCCCGCCGCCCGGTACGACCTGGTGATCGGCGACGCGTTCAGCCACCTCGTCGTCCCGTGGCACCTCGCCACCCGGGAGATGGCCGCCGACATCGCCCGGGTGCTGCGCCCCGGCGGCTGGTACGCCCAGAACGTCATCGACTACCCGCCGCGCCGGTTCCTGCGTGCCGAGCTGGCCACGGTCGCGGCGGCCTTCCCGTACGTCGCGCTGGTCGCGCCCCCGGCCGCGCTCACCGGGCCCGCCGGGTCGAACTTCGTCATCCTCGCGGCCGCGCGGCCGCTGCCGCTGTCCGTGCTGCGGGACCGGCTGGCCGAGGTCGGCGAGGCGGTCACCGTGCTGGAGGGGCGGGAGCTGGCCGCGTTCGTCGGCGACGCGCGGGTGCTCACCGACGACTACGCGCCAGTGGATCAACTGCTGGCGGGCTGAGTTTCAGCCGCTTGTTCGAACCACGCGGCCGAGTTCGCACCGTTTTCCCGGACGGCCCGTCCGGGGGTCGCCGACCGGGCAACAATCGGCTCATGGGGTGGGTGGCGCGGGGCGGCAGACAGGACACCGGCCACATCGGTGGCCGATACCGCCTCGTGGAGCGGCTCGGCACCGGCGGGATGTCCGTTGTCTGGCGGGGCTTCGACGAGATCCTCGGCCGCGAGGTCGCGGTCAAGGTGCTGTCCCCCCAACTCGCCCGCGACGCCGCGTTCCGCGACCGGCTGCGCCAGGAGGCGCTGGCCGCCGCCCGGCTGTGTCACCCGCACATCACCGGGATCTTCGACTTCGGTGAGTCCCCGCTGTCCGAGCGGCTCACCGTCCCGTACGTGGTGATGGAGCTGAATGACGGCGAGTCCGTCGGGGCCCGGCTGCGCCGGGACGGCCCCCTGCCGTGGCGCGACGCGGTCTCCGTCGCGGTCGACGTGGCGTCGGCGCTGGCCACCGCACACGCCCGGGGCGTCGTGCACCGCGACGTCACCCCCGCCAACGTCATGCTCACCGGATCGGGCGCCAAGGTCGTCGACTTCGGCATCTCGGCGCTGGTGGGCCAGCGCGACTCGGCCCCCGACGGCAGCCTGCTCGGCACCCCCGCGTACCTGGCGCCGGAGCGCCTCGCCGGCGGCCAGGTCTCACCCGCCACCGACGTGTACGCCCTCGGCCTGCTGCTGTACCGGGCGCTCACCGCCCGCCTGCCCTGGCCCGCCGAAACCACCACCGAGGCGCTGCGCGCCCACCTGTACGCCGACCCCGAACCGGTGCCGGAACTGCCCGGGATGCCGGTGGAGGTGGCGCTGGTGTGCCTGCGCTGCCTGGCCAAGGACCCGGAGGACCGGCCCGGGGCGGGGGAGGTGGCGCACACCCTCGCCGAGATCATCGGGGTGCAGCCGATCATCCCGCCGATCGGCGGCGCGGAGCG
Protein-coding regions in this window:
- a CDS encoding sensor histidine kinase, with the protein product MRLFAVRAWTMRRRVMALCFAAGVVLAGLGIGAAVIAARSNEHIDTLINRTGPMRIAGETLSTSLVDQETAVRGFAISGKEESLQPYLAGRIAEQQSEERIDKALDQHADPEIRDALQEVRRRADAWRVAVAEPIIAGKRRGGPDAQQAVRLAADTTSFDPVRTAVAELQMRVLVMREQSVDNVRQTSGTLLVLEIAAAGIVLVAGALLLFLLDRMVTRPILGLAAQVREVAAGNYDRQITSRGSPELVALAADVDAMRRQIASELAEVREARGQVEWVNDQLKQQADELTRSNRDLEQFAYVASHDLQEPLRKVASFCQLLQRRYAGQLDERADQYIAFAVDGAQRMQQLINDLLAFSRIGRLTSGFTDVDLDQVLTRVSSELESRTGTDGRIEWSALPTVEGEEALLTTLFVNLVGNALKFHRPGVPPVVRVSAEQDEREWRINVRDNGIGIEAEFADKVFVIFQRLHPRDAYEGTGIGLAIVKKIVEYHGGRIWLDLDVDEGTSIWFTLPLLAGVPVEPDKEATA
- a CDS encoding response regulator; the protein is MTGATRLDGTPIEVLLVEDDPGDVLMTQEAFQEHKVRNRLTVVPDGAEALAYLRREGAYADSIRPDLILLDLNLPKRDGREVLAEIKKDPDLGRIPVVVLTTSAADEDILRSYELHANAYVTKPVDFDRFISVIRQIDEFFVSVVRLPPRG
- a CDS encoding inositol monophosphatase family protein encodes the protein MVEEVAALVREVARTVVLPRFRRLAAADVREKAPGDVVTVADAEAERALTAGLTGLLPGSVVVGEEAVAADPGVLDRLGDDGAVWVVDPVDGTANFASGRTPFAVMVALLRGGETAAGWILDVPGDSMVVAERGAGAFRDGVRITARTDVPPAGTLTGSVPSRYFPEDLRRRVDAHGPQLGTVTSGKHCAGYEYPAVATDAQQFALFWKVMPWDHLPGALIVREAGGAVRHFDGAEYRPGSTGPGLIVAANPGIWDQVHDTLLPAGR
- a CDS encoding SDR family NAD(P)-dependent oxidoreductase codes for the protein MSAYLESLFGLRGRTAVVTGGSSGIGRAMAVALGAAGARVVLLARRSGPLGDAVADLAAVGASAAAISADLADRAAVTAAADEIVDRYGEPDVLVNAAAVNHRPPLPQLTDADWDQTLAANLTAPFLLGQRFAPAMAARGWGRIINVASQQAFRAYGNSGAYGVSKAGLVALTRSQAEAWSRYGVCCNAIAPGVVETPLTGELFADPARAAGHAARAMIGRNGVPTDFAGCVLFLAGDAGAAVTGQTLFVDGGYSAT
- a CDS encoding coiled-coil domain-containing protein, which gives rise to MPVVLLAALAALLMVAPTPAHADPEGGTKTLRDALESAAKGHLEATAKLNASKKRQVQLRDTLKQAQADAARMQGQVQVTAGRAYRYGRVTTMTLLLNSSSPDAFLDRMARLDAMAQLDGRALADYRRAVNTTKAAQQAITREIAEQEKQVEILARKKKEAELALASVGGGRVAGGFIDVNSPLAKPAPRNSDGSWPKESCTVDDPTTGGCITPRLLNSYRQARSVGFTHFTSCFSERSSGEHPRGRACDFSSNKSTFRTSAATGSDKTYGDRLAAYFVKNASRLGVMYVIWFRQIWLPNTGWRSYSGSGSASAAHTNHVHLSVL
- a CDS encoding fused MFS/spermidine synthase, encoding MDAPPRALPSGLATALVFAASGAVLVLEIVALRLVGPYVGITLQVSSSVIGIALGAIAYGTWLGGRLADRYDPRTLLAPALILAAIGTALTLPLVRFGGEILRGGAASAVLLLAALAVFPPAFLLSGITPLVVKLQLRDLHRTGHVVGRLSSIGTLGAITATLGTGFVLVAALPSSWIVLGLAGLLGVGGLALGAYLRRHETGRPRARAVVTTVGLLVAGLGASAPTPCDVETAYHCARVERDPAVPGGRTLVLNSAAHSYVDLADPTRLGFAYVRWLGAIADVQAPRGVPVAALHVGGGGFTLPAYVRASRPGSDQLVLELDGALVDLDRRELGLRTGPDLRVRVGDARVGVAAQPAARYDLVIGDAFSHLVVPWHLATREMAADIARVLRPGGWYAQNVIDYPPRRFLRAELATVAAAFPYVALVAPPAALTGPAGSNFVILAAARPLPLSVLRDRLAEVGEAVTVLEGRELAAFVGDARVLTDDYAPVDQLLAG